From a region of the Methanolinea sp. genome:
- a CDS encoding SAM-dependent DNA methyltransferase — MAISTTIKAIQDIMRKDAGVDGDAQRISQLGWMLFLKILDDREKEYELLREDFKSPIPEPLRWKNWATNPEGITGDDLLAFIDGKLFPTLKDLPVDAGSNGSGFVVKRVFEDSYNYMKNGTLIRQVVNKINDIDFNSSQDRHLFGDIYEKILKDLQSAGNAGEYYTPRGVTQFMVDMIAPKLGEVILDPACGTGGFLTASIEALRRQVKTIEDEKLLQKSVNGVEKKPMPHLLCVTNMMLHGIDVPIRIRHDNTLARPLRDYSQKDRIDVVVTNPPFGGMEEDGIESNFPSAFKTRETADLFLVLIIHLLKDGGRAAIVLPDGTLFGEGVKSRIKEKLLTECDLHTIVRLPNGVFSPYTGIKTNLLFFTKGKPTKEIWFYEHPYPEGYKSYSKTKPIRIEEFTPEKAWWGNRVENEHAWRVSVEDVVSNNYNLDIKNPNTKSEDSGDPVELLKEYEKIRVEVEQTREALKQELMDALGRGTRP; from the coding sequence ATGGCAATTTCCACAACGATCAAGGCCATCCAGGATATCATGCGCAAGGATGCAGGCGTCGATGGTGATGCGCAGCGGATCAGCCAGCTCGGGTGGATGCTCTTTCTTAAGATCCTCGACGACCGTGAAAAAGAATACGAACTGCTCCGCGAGGATTTCAAATCGCCCATCCCGGAACCCCTTAGATGGAAAAATTGGGCGACCAATCCCGAGGGAATCACGGGTGATGACCTGCTCGCATTTATTGACGGGAAACTTTTCCCGACGCTTAAGGACCTTCCGGTCGATGCGGGATCGAATGGGTCGGGATTTGTCGTAAAAAGGGTCTTCGAGGACTCCTACAATTACATGAAGAACGGGACACTCATCCGCCAGGTGGTCAACAAGATCAACGATATCGACTTCAACAGCTCCCAGGACCGCCACCTGTTCGGAGACATCTATGAGAAGATCCTGAAAGATCTCCAGAGTGCCGGAAATGCTGGGGAGTACTATACTCCGCGAGGCGTGACGCAGTTCATGGTCGACATGATTGCTCCTAAGCTTGGCGAAGTGATTCTCGATCCGGCCTGCGGGACCGGTGGTTTTCTCACTGCTTCGATCGAAGCCCTCCGCCGGCAGGTCAAGACCATCGAGGATGAAAAACTTCTTCAGAAGTCTGTCAATGGGGTAGAGAAGAAACCGATGCCGCACCTCCTCTGCGTCACCAATATGATGCTCCATGGAATCGACGTCCCGATCCGGATCCGCCATGACAATACCCTTGCCCGGCCGCTCCGTGACTATTCCCAAAAGGACCGCATCGATGTCGTGGTCACCAATCCTCCCTTCGGTGGAATGGAGGAGGACGGGATTGAATCGAACTTTCCCTCTGCCTTCAAGACCCGAGAGACGGCCGATCTCTTCCTGGTCCTCATTATCCACCTTCTCAAGGACGGAGGGCGGGCCGCGATTGTCCTTCCTGATGGAACCTTATTCGGGGAAGGTGTGAAGAGTCGGATAAAGGAGAAACTCCTCACTGAATGCGACCTCCATACGATTGTCAGGCTCCCAAATGGTGTTTTCAGCCCGTATACCGGAATCAAGACCAACCTCCTCTTCTTCACAAAAGGCAAGCCGACAAAGGAGATCTGGTTCTACGAGCACCCCTATCCGGAAGGTTACAAGTCCTACTCGAAGACGAAGCCTATCCGGATTGAGGAGTTCACACCGGAAAAGGCATGGTGGGGTAACCGTGTCGAGAACGAGCATGCCTGGCGGGTGTCGGTCGAGGACGTTGTCTCGAATAATTACAACCTTGACATCAAGAATCCGAACACGAAGTCCGAGGACTCGGGTGATCCCGTTGAGCTCCTCAAGGAATATGAAAAGATCCGTGTCGAGGTCGAACAGACACGAGAAGCGCTAAAACAGGAACTCATGGATGCGCTTGGAAGGGGAACCAGACCGTAG
- a CDS encoding restriction endonuclease subunit S codes for MNSKNSLIDRADTTLLIEQFPLLATSPNGITNLRELILQLAVRGKLGTQDASDEPARVLFDKIKSINQQLVKQDRIRNERPLKEISDSDVPYKIPESWIWTRLGNIGQIVGGGTPRTSNSDYYVKDGIPWLTPADLYRLKERFVKRGRRDISEIGLSESSAQLLPKGTVLFSSRAPIGYVAIASNSLATNQGFKSCIPFIMEMSEYIYYFLKAAAIEIDAKASGTTFKEISGQEMKQILIPLPPLAEQQRIVQKVDCLMALCDTLEFQQRKEHESRVLHGTAALTVLLKAKDSEELEKIWKHLTGNFDGLFDCLENILTLRQTILQLAVRGQLAEQNIDDESVSDVQEIFDNTPHSLPENLTSPEEG; via the coding sequence ATGAATTCAAAGAATTCTCTAATTGATCGAGCAGATACGACGCTTCTTATAGAGCAATTCCCCTTGCTCGCTACCTCTCCTAATGGAATAACTAATCTGCGCGAACTCATTCTCCAGCTCGCAGTCAGGGGAAAACTCGGAACGCAGGATGCGAGCGATGAGCCGGCGAGAGTTTTGTTCGATAAAATTAAATCTATTAATCAACAGTTAGTGAAGCAGGACAGGATTAGAAATGAGAGACCTCTGAAAGAAATATCTGATTCAGATGTTCCATATAAGATCCCGGAAAGTTGGATTTGGACGCGGCTTGGCAACATTGGTCAAATTGTTGGAGGGGGGACACCACGTACCTCGAATTCTGACTATTATGTGAAAGATGGAATCCCCTGGTTAACACCTGCAGACCTCTATAGATTGAAAGAGAGATTCGTTAAAAGAGGGAGAAGAGATATTTCTGAAATTGGTTTGAGTGAAAGTTCTGCTCAACTGCTACCTAAAGGAACAGTTCTATTCTCAAGTCGGGCTCCGATTGGATATGTGGCGATTGCATCAAATTCTTTAGCGACAAATCAAGGTTTTAAATCATGTATTCCATTCATCATGGAAATGAGCGAATATATCTATTATTTTTTAAAAGCAGCTGCAATTGAAATTGATGCCAAAGCATCTGGAACAACGTTTAAGGAAATATCTGGACAGGAAATGAAACAGATCCTGATCCCCCTTCCTCCCCTCGCCGAACAGCAACGCATCGTCCAAAAAGTCGACTGCCTCATGGCGCTCTGTGATACCCTTGAGTTCCAGCAGCGGAAAGAGCACGAATCAAGGGTCCTGCATGGGACGGCGGCACTTACAGTACTTCTGAAGGCGAAGGATTCTGAAGAATTGGAGAAGATATGGAAGCATTTAACTGGGAATTTCGATGGACTGTTCGATTGTTTAGAAAATATTTTGACACTACGACAGACAATTTTACAACTTGCAGTTAGAGGGCAGTTGGCAGAGCAAAATATCGATGATGAATCCGTGTCCGATGTACAGGAAATATTCGATAATACTCCTCATTCCTTACCTGAAAACCTGACTTCGCCAGAAGAAGGATGA
- a CDS encoding DUF504 domain-containing protein, producing the protein MRKSRELLLQFYHDARYQFSEVVVCYVDRGATGDESCVEGDRIKDLGSQYMEIECAGMVSPIPYHRITRISYAGMPAWERGDGKEKPGTGRG; encoded by the coding sequence ATGCGTAAAAGCAGGGAACTGTTGTTACAATTCTACCACGACGCACGGTACCAGTTCAGTGAAGTGGTGGTGTGCTATGTCGACCGGGGAGCGACGGGCGACGAGTCATGTGTGGAGGGTGACCGGATAAAGGATCTTGGTTCGCAGTACATGGAAATCGAGTGTGCCGGCATGGTCTCCCCCATTCCCTACCACCGGATTACGCGGATAAGCTACGCGGGAATGCCGGCCTGGGAACGAGGGGACGGGAAGGAGAAACCGGGAACGGGCCGAGGATGA
- the yaaA gene encoding peroxide stress protein YaaA — MNKATVSSDEPYHKERSIAARLKDPQAIKLLYQARNLSFDLIFKGGLENKGSSLAEHPLNLGLHRSQDFNGKASAKYLPAIDRYIGRFYSGKGNDGKIYDLKTSLEKSPHHLLIISGLYGLLLPEEQIQLYESPLEDLQEIQEIWKTDNRLTCLLAAYARAEGIKLVVDMTGQRAYQQLIDWSAIEGLKDVRVLHAMGKIGPGEDQIKTFAAALCDSLLRMPAPELLALPDSWMLETHHLMLRKILSPPKGENWPKEPTPIDEFAESLLQFINQMPTSSEESVYSLFVHRNAMGLLSEMKRKQIEWRLSVHPHVRKDIDSYDNPHIKRLFFQKMQQVLMVYPISRKMKEITETGRIKEFTIWRLRIADYRLHFCTDETNRFFYIFRFEKKSEDEQTYDYSNLDASTLRRLMLREK, encoded by the coding sequence TTGAATAAAGCGACCGTTTCCAGCGATGAACCATATCATAAGGAACGATCGATTGCAGCCCGACTTAAAGATCCTCAAGCGATTAAACTTCTTTATCAGGCAAGAAATCTGTCTTTTGACCTCATATTCAAAGGGGGTCTTGAGAATAAGGGAAGTTCTCTTGCAGAGCATCCCTTAAATCTTGGATTGCATCGTTCTCAAGACTTCAATGGAAAGGCTAGCGCCAAGTATTTACCTGCAATTGACCGCTATATTGGGCGCTTTTATTCGGGAAAAGGCAATGATGGAAAAATCTACGACCTTAAAACTAGCCTGGAAAAATCTCCTCACCATCTGCTTATAATATCAGGACTTTATGGACTGCTCCTTCCTGAAGAACAGATCCAACTGTACGAATCCCCCCTCGAAGATCTTCAAGAGATACAAGAGATTTGGAAGACAGACAATAGGCTAACCTGTCTCCTCGCTGCATATGCCAGGGCAGAAGGAATTAAGTTGGTCGTTGATATGACGGGCCAAAGGGCATATCAACAACTGATTGACTGGTCTGCGATCGAAGGACTAAAGGATGTACGAGTACTTCATGCGATGGGAAAAATTGGCCCCGGTGAGGATCAGATCAAGACCTTTGCGGCTGCGCTCTGTGATTCGCTTCTCAGAATGCCCGCGCCGGAACTGCTCGCACTCCCTGATTCTTGGATGCTTGAAACACATCACTTGATGCTTCGGAAAATCTTATCGCCGCCAAAGGGAGAGAATTGGCCGAAGGAACCTACCCCCATTGACGAATTTGCAGAATCCTTACTCCAGTTTATTAACCAAATGCCGACCAGCAGCGAGGAATCAGTTTATTCATTATTCGTTCATCGAAACGCAATGGGATTACTCAGCGAAATGAAACGAAAACAAATAGAATGGAGATTAAGTGTGCATCCCCATGTTCGAAAAGATATTGATAGTTATGATAATCCGCATATAAAACGTCTATTTTTCCAAAAAATGCAACAAGTCCTCATGGTTTATCCGATATCGCGTAAAATGAAAGAAATTACTGAAACAGGACGAATAAAGGAATTCACAATTTGGAGACTACGAATTGCTGATTATCGTCTTCATTTTTGTACTGATGAGACAAACCGGTTTTTCTACATATTCAGGTTTGAAAAGAAAAGTGAAGACGAGCAAACCTACGATTATTCTAACTTGGATGCTTCAACTTTACGACGTTTAATGTTGCGGGAAAAATGA
- a CDS encoding DEAD/DEAH box helicase family protein translates to MDKKTLSERDICTKFITPALSRSGWDLHTQVREEVNITKGRISVKSGSVVRGNPKFADYILYYRHNVPIAVIEAKDNNHTVGAGMQQALEYAQMIDVPFVFSSNGDAFLEHDSTGTKSPMEEEFSLDAFPSPQNLWKRYCQWKGIDEGKIAAITQEYYIDETGKEPRYYQINAINRTIEAITKGQNRVLLVMATGTGKTYTAFQIIWRLWKAGVKKRVLFLADRNILVDQTLTNDFKPFGSAMVKVRNRQVDKSYEVYLALYQAVTGTEEWKNIYKQFSPDFFDLIVVDECHRGSAAEDAMWHEILDYFSSATHIGMTATPKETKYVSNIHYFGPPVFVYSLRQGIEDGFLAPYRVVRIDLDKDLTGWRPAKDQKDKYGNLIDDRLYNQKDFDRVLILEQRTRLVARKVSDFLKMVDRFAKTIVFCENIDHAERMRQYLVNENSDLVTEHPRYIVRITGDSPDGKAELDNFIMPDSRFPVIATTSRLLGTGVDVQTCKLIVIDKRIESMSEFKQIIGRGTRINEEYDKYYFTIMDFRKATEHFADPDFDGEPLDGGGYIGPIEDPKKKERKEGEGFRYVVGNVPVTVVAERVQYFGVDGKLITESLTDYTKKNVTRQYATLDAFLNSWTHAERKLAIVKELEEQGVIFEALETEVGKQFDPFDLICHIVYGKPPLSRRERADKVKRASYFEKYGAKSRAVLEAILEKYADGGLEDIEDIQILKVDPLSQFGTPLEIVQNIFGGKGNYLTAIRRLEQCLYTAEC, encoded by the coding sequence GTGGACAAGAAAACCCTCAGCGAACGTGATATCTGTACGAAATTCATCACCCCGGCACTCTCCCGGTCCGGGTGGGATCTTCATACCCAGGTCCGGGAAGAGGTGAATATCACCAAGGGGCGAATTTCGGTCAAGAGCGGATCGGTCGTGCGAGGGAATCCGAAATTTGCCGATTACATTCTCTATTATCGTCACAATGTCCCGATTGCGGTAATCGAAGCAAAGGATAACAATCACACAGTAGGGGCAGGGATGCAACAGGCTCTTGAATATGCACAGATGATCGATGTTCCCTTTGTGTTTAGCTCGAACGGGGATGCCTTCCTCGAACATGACTCAACCGGAACGAAATCCCCGATGGAGGAAGAGTTCTCCCTCGACGCGTTCCCGTCACCTCAAAACCTGTGGAAACGTTACTGCCAATGGAAAGGAATCGATGAAGGAAAAATTGCTGCAATCACCCAGGAATATTATATCGATGAGACCGGGAAGGAACCCCGATATTACCAGATCAATGCAATCAACCGGACGATTGAAGCGATTACAAAGGGACAAAACCGTGTCCTCCTTGTGATGGCGACGGGAACTGGCAAGACCTATACCGCCTTCCAGATCATCTGGCGCTTGTGGAAGGCCGGTGTGAAGAAGCGGGTCCTCTTCCTCGCCGACAGGAACATCCTCGTTGACCAGACCCTCACCAACGATTTCAAACCGTTCGGATCTGCAATGGTCAAGGTGAGAAACCGGCAGGTCGACAAAAGCTATGAGGTCTATCTTGCTCTTTACCAGGCGGTGACCGGAACCGAGGAATGGAAAAACATCTACAAGCAGTTCTCACCCGATTTCTTCGACCTGATCGTTGTAGATGAGTGCCATCGGGGAAGTGCAGCCGAGGATGCGATGTGGCATGAAATCCTAGATTACTTCTCATCAGCGACCCATATCGGCATGACAGCAACCCCGAAAGAAACAAAGTATGTCTCGAATATCCATTACTTCGGGCCTCCAGTCTTTGTCTATTCTCTCCGGCAGGGTATTGAGGACGGATTTCTTGCTCCTTACCGTGTCGTCCGTATAGACCTTGATAAAGATTTGACCGGGTGGCGGCCGGCAAAAGATCAGAAGGACAAATACGGAAATCTCATCGATGACCGGCTCTACAACCAGAAGGACTTCGACCGGGTTCTTATCCTCGAACAGCGGACGCGTCTCGTCGCCCGGAAGGTCTCTGACTTCCTCAAGATGGTCGACCGGTTTGCAAAAACCATCGTGTTCTGCGAAAATATCGACCATGCCGAGAGGATGCGCCAGTATCTCGTGAATGAGAATTCAGATCTCGTTACGGAACATCCACGGTATATCGTGCGGATTACCGGTGATTCTCCAGATGGAAAGGCCGAACTTGACAATTTCATCATGCCAGACAGCAGGTTCCCGGTCATCGCGACCACCTCCCGTCTTCTCGGGACTGGTGTCGATGTCCAGACCTGCAAGCTGATCGTGATTGACAAGCGAATCGAGTCCATGTCGGAATTCAAGCAGATCATCGGGCGCGGGACCAGGATCAATGAAGAATATGACAAGTACTACTTCACCATCATGGACTTCCGAAAAGCAACGGAACATTTTGCAGACCCTGACTTCGATGGAGAACCTCTCGATGGAGGTGGCTACATCGGCCCGATCGAAGATCCGAAGAAGAAGGAGCGAAAGGAGGGGGAGGGGTTCAGGTATGTGGTCGGAAATGTCCCGGTGACGGTCGTAGCCGAACGTGTCCAGTATTTCGGGGTCGATGGAAAGCTCATTACCGAATCGCTCACTGATTACACGAAAAAGAATGTAACCCGGCAGTATGCGACCCTCGATGCGTTTCTCAATTCCTGGACCCATGCCGAACGGAAGCTGGCAATTGTCAAGGAACTCGAAGAACAGGGGGTAATCTTTGAAGCGCTTGAAACCGAGGTCGGGAAACAGTTCGACCCGTTCGATCTCATCTGTCATATTGTCTACGGAAAGCCGCCTCTCAGTCGGAGGGAGCGTGCGGACAAGGTGAAGCGGGCCTCCTATTTCGAGAAATATGGGGCAAAGAGCCGGGCTGTTCTTGAAGCGATCCTCGAGAAGTATGCGGATGGGGGACTTGAGGACATCGAGGACATCCAGATCCTCAAGGTCGATCCGCTCTCGCAGTTCGGCACGCCACTTGAAATCGTTCAGAATATCTTCGGCGGAAAGGGGAATTATCTGACCGCTATCCGGAGGCTTGAGCAATGCCTCTACACGGCGGAGTGCTGA
- a CDS encoding tyrosine-type recombinase/integrase translates to MRPEFADKSIENGLKKGWITQNDIALIRDFVTEKKVSGCIGLSRVNKITYTLVHWRRFLPEFSGMTISDVYNGIEALKNGNTTKGTPFAQNTKHDFVRILKQFLVWLVENEYTSLPEKKVMRIKVPPDNPMTKTASQMITPEEIQRLYKACYRSYDRAMITFIYEGGLRIGEAGAMKWKDLTFNKNGIVVNVNFKTNVPRYIPIIAGMEYIIQWRVDYPGTPEGDAPVFINYRGTLLRNEAAIAQLRVIGKRAGIEKRLTPHLFRHSRITHMVQEGVSESVIKLIMWGSVHSKMLRTYAHLTGQDIERELRRVYCLEDTEGEKKKSALEPHVCSHCHMIMPPAAEYCAVCGQSLMGTGTASEDEIQDFVLRHGPELMEFIMQKSGTKQHTELKTTPKIIPPVIR, encoded by the coding sequence ATGAGACCTGAATTCGCAGACAAATCCATCGAGAATGGACTGAAAAAAGGCTGGATTACGCAGAACGACATTGCTCTGATCCGCGACTTTGTCACTGAAAAGAAAGTCTCGGGATGTATCGGCCTGTCCAGGGTGAACAAGATCACCTACACCCTAGTGCACTGGCGCAGGTTCCTCCCTGAGTTCAGCGGGATGACCATTTCCGATGTCTACAACGGCATCGAGGCCTTGAAGAATGGAAATACCACGAAAGGCACTCCGTTTGCTCAGAACACCAAGCACGACTTCGTCAGGATCCTGAAACAATTCCTCGTCTGGCTTGTGGAGAACGAGTACACCTCGCTTCCCGAAAAGAAGGTGATGAGGATCAAGGTCCCACCGGACAACCCGATGACAAAGACTGCGTCCCAGATGATAACTCCTGAGGAGATTCAGCGTCTCTACAAGGCATGCTACCGGAGTTACGACCGGGCCATGATCACCTTCATCTATGAGGGAGGCCTCCGCATCGGCGAGGCCGGGGCAATGAAGTGGAAGGACCTCACCTTCAACAAGAACGGGATCGTGGTGAATGTGAACTTCAAGACAAACGTCCCCAGGTACATCCCTATCATCGCAGGGATGGAGTATATCATACAATGGCGCGTGGACTATCCCGGGACTCCGGAAGGGGACGCTCCGGTCTTTATCAACTACCGGGGAACGCTCCTCAGGAACGAGGCTGCCATCGCCCAGCTCCGGGTCATCGGCAAACGTGCCGGCATCGAGAAGCGGCTGACTCCCCATCTCTTCCGGCACTCCCGGATCACCCATATGGTCCAGGAAGGCGTCTCCGAGAGTGTGATCAAGTTGATCATGTGGGGGTCGGTCCATTCCAAGATGCTCCGCACCTATGCCCACCTCACCGGGCAGGATATCGAGCGGGAGCTCCGCAGGGTCTACTGCCTTGAAGACACGGAAGGAGAGAAGAAAAAGTCTGCTCTTGAGCCCCATGTCTGCTCGCACTGCCACATGATCATGCCGCCCGCAGCGGAGTATTGTGCCGTCTGCGGGCAATCGCTGATGGGGACTGGAACAGCCAGCGAAGACGAGATCCAGGACTTCGTACTCAGGCACGGCCCGGAGTTGATGGAGTTCATCATGCAAAAGAGCGGGACGAAGCAGCACACCGAACTTAAGACAACCCCCAAAATCATACCGCCAGTAATCCGATGA
- a CDS encoding putative DNA binding domain-containing protein — MRLEGEPDRRLEGDDTPEELPRLLQELMDLPSETEWIEFKEARTTYDFDTLGRYFSALSNEANLNDQSAGWLIFGVTDTPPRIIVGSNYCLMPPGLDDLKKSIARQTNHQMTFSDIHEFNTSFGRVIIFEIPPASRGIPTTWRERAYGRIHDSLEPLALHEIERIRNQGPVDWSSRICEGASISDLEPDAISFARNEFKKKYPSLAQEVDRWPDSEFLNRAKISVEGNITNTAIVLLGRTESEHFLSPSIAQITWVLKDESGTERDYVHFGPPLILAVNDVFRRIRNLTYRHISDETLFPVEISQYDSWVIRETLHNCIAHQDYSQGARISIVESPDSLLFTNRGDFIPGSVESLLIQDAPPDRYRNRFLANAMVNLNMIDTIGSGIRRMFQHQRERNFPLPDYDLSEPGRVSVRIIGKVLDPKYTRMLIRRKDLNLLDVIALDKVQKGRQITQDEFRSLKTKGLIEGRRPHLYVSEKVAAETDTRADYIRKRSLDRDYFKKMIVTYLETYHEAKWSAFEDLLLDKVSDALNEKQKRQFIKDLLQEMRRDGTLETIGRTQAARWVLASKDRSS; from the coding sequence ATGCGCTTGGAAGGGGAACCAGACCGTAGATTAGAGGGTGATGATACGCCAGAGGAATTACCAAGATTATTACAGGAATTAATGGACCTTCCCTCCGAGACCGAATGGATTGAATTTAAAGAAGCGAGAACAACATACGATTTCGATACTCTCGGGCGTTATTTCTCAGCGCTTAGTAATGAGGCAAATCTGAATGACCAATCTGCAGGTTGGTTAATTTTCGGGGTAACCGATACACCGCCAAGGATAATTGTAGGCTCAAATTATTGCCTGATGCCCCCTGGTCTTGATGATCTTAAGAAAAGCATTGCCCGGCAGACAAATCATCAAATGACTTTTTCTGATATTCATGAGTTCAATACCTCGTTTGGTCGCGTCATCATATTCGAAATTCCACCAGCTTCCCGAGGGATCCCTACAACATGGAGAGAGCGAGCCTATGGTCGGATTCATGACTCACTTGAACCTCTTGCACTTCATGAGATTGAACGGATACGGAACCAGGGTCCTGTCGATTGGTCTTCGAGAATCTGTGAAGGAGCCTCAATCTCCGACTTAGAACCCGATGCCATCTCATTTGCCAGAAACGAGTTCAAGAAGAAGTATCCAAGTCTTGCTCAAGAGGTCGACCGCTGGCCGGATTCAGAATTCCTTAACCGGGCAAAAATCTCCGTTGAGGGCAATATCACCAATACTGCAATCGTCCTTCTTGGGAGGACAGAGTCAGAGCATTTTCTCTCTCCATCAATAGCCCAAATAACCTGGGTTTTAAAAGATGAATCTGGAACTGAAAGAGATTATGTTCATTTCGGACCCCCATTGATTCTTGCGGTGAATGACGTATTCCGAAGGATTCGGAACCTTACTTACCGGCATATTTCAGATGAAACTCTCTTCCCGGTGGAGATCTCACAGTATGATTCTTGGGTCATCCGGGAAACCCTACATAACTGTATTGCGCATCAGGACTATTCACAGGGAGCCCGGATATCAATCGTAGAGAGCCCCGATTCCCTGCTCTTTACGAATCGCGGCGATTTCATTCCTGGTTCGGTTGAATCGCTCCTAATCCAGGATGCACCACCGGACAGGTATCGAAACCGATTCCTCGCCAATGCCATGGTGAATCTCAATATGATTGATACAATTGGAAGCGGAATTCGGCGAATGTTTCAGCATCAGAGGGAGCGCAATTTCCCCCTTCCTGACTATGATCTTAGCGAACCTGGACGGGTGAGCGTGAGGATCATTGGAAAGGTACTCGATCCCAAATATACCCGGATGCTGATTAGAAGGAAAGATTTGAATCTGCTCGATGTTATCGCACTTGATAAGGTCCAGAAAGGCCGCCAAATTACACAGGACGAATTCAGATCCTTGAAGACGAAGGGACTGATTGAGGGAAGACGCCCACACCTCTATGTCTCTGAAAAAGTTGCAGCAGAAACGGACACACGGGCTGATTACATCCGGAAGAGATCGTTAGATAGAGATTATTTCAAGAAGATGATTGTCACCTATCTTGAAACCTATCATGAAGCGAAATGGAGTGCTTTTGAGGACCTGTTGCTAGATAAAGTATCAGATGCGTTGAATGAGAAACAGAAGCGACAGTTCATCAAGGACCTTCTCCAGGAAATGCGAAGGGATGGAACTCTGGAAACGATTGGAAGAACCCAGGCAGCACGCTGGGTCCTCGCATCGAAAGACCGTTCATCATGA
- the mmp10 gene encoding methyl coenzyme M reductase-arginine methyltransferase Mmp10 (Mmp10 (methanogenesis marker protein 10) is a cobalamin-requiring radical SAM methyltransferase that creates the methylarginine modification to methyl coenzyme M reductase.), which produces MTHLSVDIGGRPGVNCRGFCEYCYFKHVKETRPFGCSHCPPYRVGCDYCSRSVREYYQGWKTLREIGEETLANLQMMTADLDRVTISGGGDPSCYPGFTDLIELLSGMEVPLHIGYTSGKGFDEVAIADFLVDHGLSEVSFTVFSVDPRKRKRYMHDPTPEVSLRVLERLCGEIDVYGAAVVLPGINDGKYLEETCSWLEERGAKGLILMRFANTTRQGLILGNAPVIKGQRIQSPEEFRDLVTDLAGQFSFKISGTPLWDPAIGSPFAIRNDPDLLGKLPLLDRSATVISGSIAAPAIQAILDARGGGVRVVPVEKEIACLITRDDLLELDLSDIDDPVIIPGRAFVHDREAVQIFSRDGIDRMVFRGPDTLTADAETSMGMTRDGVLLMELEGFSDLIRFINRYGRER; this is translated from the coding sequence ATGACGCACCTCTCGGTCGACATCGGGGGACGCCCCGGTGTGAACTGCCGCGGTTTCTGCGAATACTGTTACTTCAAACACGTGAAAGAAACCCGGCCGTTCGGGTGCAGTCACTGCCCGCCCTACAGGGTCGGCTGCGACTATTGCAGCCGCAGTGTTCGGGAATACTACCAGGGATGGAAGACGCTTCGGGAAATCGGTGAGGAAACGCTGGCAAACCTCCAGATGATGACCGCAGATCTCGACCGGGTCACTATCAGCGGCGGAGGAGACCCGAGCTGCTACCCGGGGTTCACGGACTTAATCGAGCTCCTATCCGGTATGGAAGTACCGCTCCACATCGGGTATACCAGTGGGAAAGGCTTCGACGAAGTGGCAATCGCCGACTTCCTGGTCGATCACGGCCTCTCGGAAGTGTCCTTCACCGTCTTTTCCGTGGATCCCCGGAAACGGAAGCGCTACATGCACGATCCCACTCCCGAAGTCTCCCTCCGTGTCCTCGAACGGCTGTGCGGGGAGATTGATGTCTATGGTGCCGCTGTGGTGCTCCCAGGCATCAACGACGGGAAATATCTCGAAGAAACCTGCAGCTGGCTGGAGGAACGCGGGGCAAAAGGCCTTATCCTCATGCGGTTCGCCAATACCACGCGGCAGGGTCTGATCCTTGGTAACGCCCCGGTTATCAAGGGGCAGCGGATCCAGAGTCCCGAGGAGTTCCGTGACCTGGTGACCGATCTTGCAGGACAGTTCTCGTTCAAGATCAGCGGGACACCGCTCTGGGACCCGGCGATTGGATCGCCGTTTGCCATCCGGAACGATCCCGACCTACTCGGCAAACTGCCCTTGCTTGACAGGTCGGCCACGGTGATTTCGGGAAGTATTGCCGCCCCGGCAATCCAGGCTATCCTCGATGCCAGGGGGGGCGGGGTCAGGGTGGTGCCTGTAGAAAAAGAGATCGCCTGCCTGATTACCCGCGACGACCTCCTGGAGCTCGACCTTTCGGACATCGATGACCCGGTCATTATCCCGGGACGGGCGTTCGTTCACGACCGCGAGGCTGTCCAGATCTTCTCAAGGGACGGTATCGACCGGATGGTGTTCCGGGGTCCCGATACGCTGACCGCTGATGCCGAGACCAGTATGGGCATGACGCGGGATGGGGTGCTCCTGATGGAACTGGAAGGATTCTCAGATCTCATACGTTTCATCAACCGGTATGGCCGGGAGCGGTGA